Genomic window (bacterium):
CAAAAACAAATCAGTAACCCTATCTATGACTGTATTCCATTGCGCCAAAAGCCCGGCAAAGTCGTGCTTCGCCTGTTGATATTTAGGTCCGGGCAAATGCATGATCAAATTACCATTTTTATCCGATGATGTTTCAATTACAAGCTCGGAGTTTATCATCCGCTGTATTGCGCGCTTCAAATCATCTGAATACGGTCCATAGCTGCTCCGCCTAAACGTTAGTCCGGATGGTAAGCCAAGCGCGGTAGCAAAGTAGGCGATTTTTTGAAACGAGGTCCGCCCCACAGGCCAATGATATTTCGTATTAACAATCCGTTCCAAAATCGCAGCCAACACTATGAATTCCGGCCTTACGCCGATTGCAGGCTTGATTGCATCGCCTCCCGAAAGATAATCAACGGAAGTGAGTTCCAGTGCAACTTCGTGTGGTGCATATAACTCGACCGGAATTTCCAGCCGACTCAAATACTCGTATAAAATCGGCCCAACATCGGCCCAGTCCAGCCCGCCCTGGCCACACCCCAAAGGGGGAACGGCAATGGAAGTCACTCCCCATTCCAAATAGTGCGACTGAAGGTAGCTCAATCCTTCTTTGATGTCCGCGATTTTGGAGGATGAACGCCAGGTTTGCTTGGTCGGAAAGTTAATTATTTTGGGCATGCCTATTGACTCGAACAAGTACGGCTTGCCAATCTTTACCAAACCCTCCTTGCAACGTTTTTCGTAATCTCGAAACATGGCCGGAAAGCGCTTCTTGAATTCAAGCGCGATGCCTTTGCCCATTACGCCTTCGCAGTTTACTGTGTTGACGAGCGTTTGGGCTTTCGATTCAAGTATGTTGCCTTCACGGATTATCGTGATCATAATCCTCTTAACCGGAAATTACTGGAAAAATAGATCCGGGTTCACCCTAACATCAAGCGCGGGAGCCATACGCAACAACTCCGCCAGGCTTTCCGCGCAAGAGGCGTAGGCACCCATAATATAACATGGATCGATCCGGTTTGGCACAAGAACTTCGGCACACATGGTTCCTTTGAGACGATACCTTTCAGCTTCGTCACCGACATCCCATGATTTTCGGAATATATCCGTGAATTTTAATAGTGGAATCATCTCATCTGGCGTTCCGAATCTGACCAAATCGCGCGAAGCATTCCGGTCGGAAACAAGAACCCTATCAATGTCAAGGACTGATGGATTTATTCTAAGAACACAAATTGAACGATGCAAAGCTTGACGCCTATACATCATTGCGTTTCTTGCGTAAAAGTAAACATTTGCACACCTATGTATCGTAAGTCCGTTAGGTAATCGCTTGTCCTGCCTTCTTTCCTGTATTTCATCATCCGCAATGGAATGATGGGGTAATTTGGCTGCCTCTTTATTGCAAAGTATTCCAAACCGAAGTATTGACTCAACATTGAATATCGGTGTGATGTAATGAAGCTCGCTGAATTCGT
Coding sequences:
- a CDS encoding DUF4433 domain-containing protein — its product is MSDEDMLKDEFSELHYITPIFNVESILRFGILCNKEAAKLPHHSIADDEIQERRQDKRLPNGLTIHRCANVYFYARNAMMYRRQALHRSICVLRINPSVLDIDRVLVSDRNASRDLVRFGTPDEMIPLLKFTDIFRKSWDVGDEAERYRLKGTMCAEVLVPNRIDPCYIMGAYASCAESLAELLRMAPALDVRVNPDLFFQ
- a CDS encoding macro domain-containing protein is translated as MITIIREGNILESKAQTLVNTVNCEGVMGKGIALEFKKRFPAMFRDYEKRCKEGLVKIGKPYLFESIGMPKIINFPTKQTWRSSSKIADIKEGLSYLQSHYLEWGVTSIAVPPLGCGQGGLDWADVGPILYEYLSRLEIPVELYAPHEVALELTSVDYLSGGDAIKPAIGVRPEFIVLAAILERIVNTKYHWPVGRTSFQKIAYFATALGLPSGLTFRRSSYGPYSDDLKRAIQRMINSELVIETSSDKNGNLIMHLPGPKYQQAKHDFAGLLAQWNTVIDRVTDLFLRIRTTNQAELYATVHKSASDLTNGNGKELNTELDVFNDVLEWKLRHRSPIQKHELALAIRDLNLLGWIRLKVSEELPVADY